The region GTCTTTTATTGCCAGTCAGGAGTCCCTGATCTCACAGGGGCAGAGCAAAGCTCGGTCAGAGTGGGGCAAAGCTCCTCTGCCGCCCTGACCAGGGCCCAAAGGGCCCTCCAGGGATGTCCAGGCTCTTCTGGCTCCCATCCCTCCAGGGATGTCCAGGCTGTTTTCCTGTCCCATCCCTTCAGGGATGCCCAGGTTGTGTTCCTGACCCATCTCCAGGTTCTTTCCTGTCCCATCTCCCCAAGGATGCCCAGGTTGTGTTCCTGAGGTTCTtttcctgtcccatccctccaGGGCTCCCCAGCTTGTTCTCCTGAGGTTCTTCTCCTGTCCCATCtctccagggatgcccaggtttttctcctgagattCTTTTCCTGTCCCATCTCCTCAAGGATGCCcaggtttttctcctgaggttttttcctgtcccatccctccaGGGCTGTCGAGCTTTTTCTCCTTACCCATCTCCAGGTTCTTTCCTGTCCCATCTCCCCAAGGATGCCCAGCTTGTTCTCCTGAGGTTCTTCTCCTGTCCCATCTTTCCAGGGATGCCCAGCTTGTTCTCCTGAGGTTCTtttcctgtcccatccctccaGGGATGTCCAGGTTGTTTTCCTGAGGCTGTTTTCCTGACTCATCTCTCCAGGCCTGTCCAGGTTGTTCTCCCGACCCATCTCCAGGTTCTTTTCCTGACCCATCTCTCCAGGGATGTCCAGCTTGTTCTGGCTCTCATCCTTCCAGGAATGCCCAGGCTGTTCTCCTGAGGCTGTCCAGCTTGTTCTGGTTCCCGTCTCTCCAGGCCTGTCCAGGTTGTTCTCCTGACCCATCTCCACGTTCTTTTCCTGTCCCATCtccccagggatgcccaggtttttctcctgaggTTCTTTCCTGTCCCATCTCCCCAAGGATGCCcaggtttttctcctgaggttcttctcctctcccatctccccagggatgcccaggtttttctcctgaggttttttcctctcccatctccccagggctgcccaggctgttCTGGCTCCCCTCCCCAAGTCCCTCCCCTCTGTCAGCAGACCCCGAGTCCCCCTGCTCagagccattccctgtccccacatTTGTCccatctgctgctggcagcttccaggaggagctggcccACATCAGGAACGATGCCAAGGcaggaggaaaggctggattgctgctgggagcacacagactccagccctgcctgccctaaACGAGCTGTTGGggattatttttcattttgtggaGGTGTGTGGGCAGCCAGAGGCACTGGAGGGTGCAGTGTTGCTATTTTGGCCGAGTTTTGTCAGCCTGTTCCTCCCCTGCTGTCTGAGCCGCGCCCTCAAAGCTTTGGGATCGTCCCTTTCCCGTCAGGGGTCAGcgtttctggttttatttttaattttttgtctcAAATTAAAGGCTGCCAGCCTCCCTTTCCCACAGGGCTGGCTCGCAGCTGTTCTGGGGACAGATTTGGCTCTGCCTGCACCACTTCAGAAACATTTGGGGGTCTGGGCTTCccaccctgagctctgcaggctgcagcaggaaggattTGGGACAAAAATCCTGTTTTGAGCTGGGGTGCCCTGGAATAAATTCCCCCCCTGCCCCAAGGCTGAAAACCCCTTTGTTTGgaatattttccctttatttgGAATATTTATTATATTCCCTTTATTTGGAATATTTCTCATGTAAATGTGAGGAAGTTTCCCTGCACAGAGGCTGCCCTGATGCTCAAATGCTTTTGATAATTTAAAGTGCCTAAAGTGCTTCCACACTGAGCTTCAGGTGGTGAGAAAGGGCTCAAATTCTTCATTTCAGGTGGTGAGAAAGGGCTCAAATTCTTCATTTCAGGTGATGAAGTTTGATAGAAAAGGCCTCAAATTCCTCATTTCAGGTGAAGGGGTTTGGTGGGAAGGGGCTCAAATTCTCCATTTCGGGTGGTTTGGTAACAAAGGGCTCAAATTCTTCATTTCAGGTGATGGGAAAGGGCTCAAATTCTTCATTTCAGGTGATGAAGTTTGATAGAAAAGGCCTCAAATTCCTCATTTGAGGTGAAGGGGTTTGGGGGAAAGGGCTCAAATTCTCCATTTCAGGTGAAGGGGCTCAAATTCCTCATTTCAGGTGGTTTGGTGGAAAGGGGCTCCAATTCTTCATTTCAGGTGAAGGGGTTTAGTAGCAAAGGCCTCAAATGCCTCATTTCAAACCCCCAGTTGATAAAGCAGAGATAAAGAgaggggcagagccagggctgatAATGGGAGATCAGGGTGAGGGAGCAGGAAGACGAGGAAATCTTCACAAAATTGGCTTTTTTGGCTTCTTCTAAGGAACTTTCTGTGTCAGGATCACATATTACACCAGCAATGGATGTTTTGGTCTGGGTAAGAGCATCCCTTACTTCTGTTACTGATATTCCCTGTGTGACCACAGAATTTCTCCAGGATTTGCTCCTGTTTGGCCGCAGATTTGGGTgtgagctgctcagagctgtgagcaggagcTTTTCTCTTCCTCACAGGTGAATTTGGAAGGTGGAGGAGGGATAAATTGTGTAAATTCCCTAAGGTAGGGAAGGATtggggggatggatggatggatggatgctggttttcctttttgagGTCACATCCTGCCCGTGAGACGTCCGTGGTTTATTTATTTGGTAGAGTGAATATTTTGTATACGGGCGCGAGAGGAAGGCTTTTATGGcttttattataaaatttttatggaaaaagaggggggaaaataaaaatgtgtggaaaaagggaaaatgcgTGAGCTGGCCACAGGAGGGCGCCGCCAGCACGCGGGGAAGGAGTGGGCGTGGCCAGGGAATGACGGACAGCGCGTGGGCGTGGCCGAGGAATGACTGACAGTGCGTG is a window of Melospiza georgiana isolate bMelGeo1 chromosome 23, bMelGeo1.pri, whole genome shotgun sequence DNA encoding:
- the LOC131092833 gene encoding uncharacterized protein LOC131092833 — translated: MSRLFWLPSLQGCPGCFPVPSLQGCPGCVPDPSPGSFLSHLPKDAQVVFLRFFPVPSPQGCPACSPEVLFLSHPSRDVQVVLLTHLHVLFLSHLPRDAQVFLLRFFPVPSPQGCPGFSPEVLLLSHLPRDAQVFLLRFFPLPSPQGCPGCSGSPPQVPPLCQQTPSPPAQSHSLSPHLSHLLLAASRRSWPTSGTMPRQEERLDCCWEHTDSSPACPKRAVGDYFSFCGGVWAARGTGGCSVAILAEFCQPVPPLLSEPRPQSFGIVPFPSGVSVSGFIFNFLSQIKGCQPPFPTGLARSCSGDRFGSACTTSETFGGLGFPP